A DNA window from Coffea arabica cultivar ET-39 chromosome 6c, Coffea Arabica ET-39 HiFi, whole genome shotgun sequence contains the following coding sequences:
- the LOC140008725 gene encoding uncharacterized protein yields the protein MENGNGHANGGSAANGHAEPLKSSSYRPRGGGAHIRYSPADRHPRCQCRAMYAYPNELVLSLDDERHHLRDANSILIQDVEELGIMVDTQFDRIADLEVRLTAKHHLLEAARLEIERQKARATRLAERMRDRSAGIRADAAMMMDEATSFIQGGEQNMDRQVIGRSRGRPTRQHSEAGGDREPEVDQDQGQEGVAGDRVATAIDRITEVLERLTDRQTTEPVHQPGGPVDSDDRALERFLKFGPPKFYGGPEPEVAEGWWERITEIFAALNYTEERKVTFATFQFEGAARSWWNLEKREDDFIRCKQGAMSVAEYEVQFTKLSRFAPELIATEQRRVRRFVQGLNVELQESLVVVRIDTFAEAVERAQRVEVARAQVKSFQSKKRFAPSSSREPTFGNAPPAKVGRGTSGVNSSGAPRGAQARGHGARNAGGRNIGVRGGPIGRGQPRNRPQGGRAIVPQVTCAYCKKPGHSMDSCWKKQGRCLRCGSSEHQISGCPKVQEVTPQKARPNTSGGSRPTVPARVYAIDDQPVPDSSEVVEGTLPIFHRLAKVLIDPGATHSFVNPSFMSGIDVQPVRLPFDLEIRTPMGNRKVITSLAYKNCEFYIGEQKMLVDLISLDIKGYDVIIGMDFLGHHHAKLDCREKIVEFCIPGEATLRLDVKGRLASSAMVSGIRARKMLSKGAQGFIAFLINTPSDQVKLEDVPVVRDFPDVFPEELMTLPPEREVEFKIDLVTGTAPISKTPYRMAPAELKELKVQLQDLLEKGFVKESDSPWGAPVLFVKKNDGSLRLCIDYQGLNERIFKKYLDQFVVVFIDDILIYSKTQEEHVKHLEIVLQILREHKLYAKFSKCEFWLEEISFLGHKVSKDGIAVDPAKVEAVMNWKRPETPTEIRSFLGLAGYYRRFIQDFSKIAGPMTELTKKGNKFIWTPKCESSFQELKRRLTSAPVLVLPDGDEGYAVYSDASGEGLGCVLMQKGKVIAYASRRLKPHEQNYPTHDLELAAVIFALKKWRHYLYGVTFEVFTDHKSLKYLFSQKELNLRQRRWVEFLEDYDCSINYHPGKANVVADALSRKAQIAGLMVKEWDMLEEISNWNPRLEKLKILFGNLSLKSPLLERIKEAQESDPVIQKNLEKVQKGEILDFKLGSEGVLRFQDRIVIPADEEIRKEILEESHRSKYTIHPGVTKMYHDVKSLYWWEGLKKDVAEYVQKCLTCQQVKAEHQKPSGLLQPKYYPDPSHVLQLEGIEVDETLSYEEGPVKILEREVKELRNKKIPLVKMLWRNHGLEEATWELEEEMRRKHPNLFP from the exons ATGGAAAATGGAAACGGACATGCTAACGGGGGTAGTGCGGCTAATGGACATGCGGAGCCGCTTAAATCCAGCTCCTACAGGCCACGAGGTGGAGGAGCTCATATACGTTACTCACCTGCTGACAGGCACCCTAGGTGCCAGTGCCGAGCCATGTACGCGTATCCCAATGAGCTAGTGTTATCCTTAGACGATGAGCGCCACCACTTGAGGGACGCTAACTCCATCCTGATCCAGGACGTGGAGGAGCTGGGTATAATGGTGGATACTCAGTTTGACCGCATAGCTGATTTAGAGGTTAGGCTCACTGCTAAGCATCATCTACTGGAGGCTGCCCGCCTGGAGATAGAGCGGCAAAAGGCTAGGGCTACTCGATTAGCAGAGCGGATGCGTGATAGGAGCGCAGGCATCAGGGCTGATGCTGCGATGATGATGGATGAGGCCACCAGTTTTATTCAGGGTGGTGAGCAG AATATGGATcgccaagtgataggaaggagCCGGGGAAGACCCACTAGACAACACTCGGAAGCGGGTGGTGATAGGGAACCCGAGGTCGATCAAGACCAAGGGCAGGAAGGTGTGGCCGGAGACCGGGTGGCTACCGCAATTGACCGTATTACTGAAGTTCTCGAGCGATTGACTGATCGCCAAACCACTGAACCAGTGCATCAACCAGGAGGCCCAGTTGACTCCGATGATCGAGCACTggaaaggtttctgaaatttggACCTCCCAAATTTTATGGAGGACCCGAGCCGGAAGTGGCCGAAGGCTGGTGGGAGAGAATCACTGAGATTTTCGCCGCCTTGAACTATACCGAGGAGCGAAAAGTGACTTTTGCTACCtttcagtttgagggagctGCTCGCTCCTGGTGGAATCTA gagaagagagaggatgattttATTAGATGCAAACAAGGGGCGATGAGTGTCGCCGAGTATGAAGTCCAGTTCACAAAGCTGTCACGCTTTGCACCTGAGTTGATAGCCACCGAGCAAAGGCGTGTTCGGAGGTTTGTgcagggtttgaatgtggaaCTACAAGAAAGTTTAGTTGTTGTAAGGATAGATACCTTCGCTGAGGCTGTTGAAAGAGCGCAGCGAGTTGAAGTAGCCAGAGCTCAAGTGAAGTCTTTTCAGTCCAAGAAAAGATTTGCTCCTAGCAGTAGTCGGGAGCCGACTTTTGGAAATGCTCCACCGGCCAAAGTGGGCCGAGGAACTAGTGGAGTGAATAGTTCTGGAGCACCCCGAGGCGCCCAAGCAAGAGGACATGGGGCCAGGAATGCAGGAGGACGAAATATTGGAGTTAGAGGGGGACCAATTGGAAGAGGACAACCTAGGAATCGGCCGCAAGGGGGTAGAGCAATAGTTCCTCAAGTGACATGTGCTTATTGCAAGAAACCTGGTCATTCTATGGATAGTTGCTGGAAGAAGCAAGGAAGGTGCTTGAGATGTGGAAGTAGTGAGCACCAAATCTCAGGATGTCCAAAGGTGCAGGAAGTGACTCCTCAGAAAGCTAGACCAAACACTTCTGGAGGGAGCCGACCAACAGTTCCTGCCAGAGTGTATGCTATAGATGATCAACCCGTACCTGATTCCTCGGAAGTTGTGGAAGGTACACTTCCAATTTTTCATAGATTAGCTAAAGTGTTAATTGACCCTGGTGCAACGCATTCATTTGTAAATCCATCTTTTATGTCTGGAATAGATGTGCAACCCGTTAGATTaccctttgatcttgaaattaGGACACCCATGGGTAATAGAAAGGTAATCACTAGCTTGGCCTATAAGAATTGTGAATTCTATATCGGAGAACAGAAAATGCTAGTGGATCTGATCAGTCTGGATATAAAAGGTTACGATGTTATCATAGGAATGGATTTCCTAGGTCACCATCATGCTAAGCTTGACTGCCGAGAAAAAATAGTGGAATTTTGTATACCTGGAGAAGCAACCCTGAGGTTAGATGTCAAAGGTAGGTTAGCATCTTCTGCTATGGTCTCGGGAATACGGGCAAGGAAAATGTTATCtaaaggagctcaaggtttCATAGCCTTCTTGATTAATACTCCCAGTGATCAAGTAAAATTAGAGGATGTACCCGTAGTACGGGATTTTCCGGACGTCTTTCCTGAAGAATTAATGACTTTACCACCAGAGAGAGAGGTAGAGTTTAAGATCGACTTGGTGACTGGAACGGCTCCAATTTCTAAGACTccgtaccgaatggctcctgctgaGCTTAAGGAGTTGAAGGTCCAATTACAAGACCTGTTGGAaaaaggttttgtgaaggaaagtGACTCACCATGGGGAGCACCcgttctatttgttaagaaaaatgaCGGGAGTTTGAGGCTATGTATCGATTACCAAGGGTTAAATGAG agaatttttaagaaataccTGGACCAATTTGTAGTAGTTTTCATAGATGATATTTTGATATACTCCAAGACTCAGGAGGAACACGTTAAACACTTGGAGATAGTATTGCAGATACTAAGAGAGCATAAGTTGTATGCAAAATTCagcaagtgcgagttttggttaGAAGAGATTTCCTTTTTAGGGCATAAGGTTTCCAAAGATGGAATTGCCGTGGATCCGGCAAAAGTTGAAGCTGTTATGAATTGGAAGCGGCCAGAAACTCCAACTGAAATCAGAAGTTTCTTGGGTTTAGCAGGTTATTATAGGCGAtttatccaggatttttcgaagaTTGCAGGACCTATGACCGAGTTAACCAAGAAAGGAAATAAGTTTATCTGGACTCCAAAATGCGagtcaagttttcaggagttaaagaggCGTTTAACATCCGCTCCTGTTTTGGTGTTACCTGACGGAGACGAAGGTTATGCCGTGTACTCCGATGCCTCTGGAGAAGGTCtcggatgtgttttaatgcaaaagggTAAAGTAATTGCTTATGCTTCCAGGAGATTGAAGCCTCATGAACAGAACTACCCAACTCATGACCTAGAGTTAGCAGCGGTGATTTTcgccttaaagaaatggagacactacttgtatggagtgacttttgaggtttttacagaccataagagtctcaagtatttgttctcccaaaaggaactgaatttgagacaaaggcgatgggtagaatttttggaagattatgattgttcgatcaactaccatccaggaaaagcaaatgtggtagctgacGCTTTAAGTAGAAAGGCCCAAATAGCGGGGTTGATGGTTAAAGAATGGGACATGCTAGAAGAAATAAGTAATTGGAACCCTCGCTTGGAGAAATTGAAGATATTATTTGGGAATCTATCTCTGAAATCACCATTACTAGAGCGTATTAAGGAGGCTCAGGAATCGGACCCGGTGATTCAGAAGAATTTggagaaagtgcaaaaaggggaaattttagattttaaattgGGATCTGAAGGTGTATTGAGGTTCCAAGATCGTATTGTGATTCCGGCAGATGAAGAGatcagaaaagaaattttggaagaatcaCATCGATCAAAGTATACCATACATCCGGGAGTGACCAAGATGTATCATGATGTGAAGAGTTTATATTGGTGGGAAGGTTTGAAAAAGGATGTGGCAGAGTATGTACAGAAATGTTTAACTTGTCAACAAGTAAAAGCAGAGCATCAGAAGCCCTCTGGTTTGTTGCAACC GAAATATTACCCTGACCCAAGCCATGTGCTGCAACTAGAAGGAATTGAGGTGGATGAGACGTTAAGCTATGAAGAAGGACCAgtcaagattttggaaagagaagtgaAGGAGCTAAGGAACAAGAAAATTCCTCTGGTAAAAATgttatggagaaatcatggactTGAGGAAGCAACCTGGGAATTAGAAGAGGAAATGCGGAGGAAGCACCCCAATTTATTTCCttag